From Sporosarcina sp. Marseille-Q4943, the proteins below share one genomic window:
- a CDS encoding DNA-3-methyladenine glycosylase codes for MYEPIDKSFFEPHVLDLARNLIGQHIVHEHPDGVIVARIVETEAYHGPEDRAAHSFGNRRTKRTDIMFGAPGLVYTYQMHTHTLMNVVSGPIGTPHAVLIRAAEPVEGLELMRDNRGPHLKMKDWTNGPGKLSKALGVTMKYYGHHWADEPLFIAEGPGASEIETGPRVGIGNSGEAVHYPWRFFEKDNPYVSKYRP; via the coding sequence ATGTACGAGCCAATTGATAAATCGTTTTTTGAACCGCATGTGTTGGACCTTGCGCGGAATCTTATCGGACAACATATTGTGCATGAACATCCGGATGGGGTGATTGTAGCAAGGATTGTGGAGACGGAAGCATATCATGGACCTGAGGATCGTGCAGCCCACAGTTTCGGGAACCGGCGGACGAAACGGACGGACATCATGTTTGGTGCGCCAGGGCTTGTATATACGTATCAAATGCACACACATACGTTGATGAATGTCGTCAGCGGCCCGATTGGAACGCCGCATGCTGTCCTCATCCGCGCGGCAGAACCGGTTGAAGGGCTCGAGCTCATGCGGGACAACCGCGGTCCGCATTTGAAGATGAAGGATTGGACGAATGGGCCAGGGAAGCTGTCGAAAGCGCTCGGTGTGACGATGAAGTATTATGGACATCATTGGGCGGACGAGCCGCTATTCATTGCCGAAGGGCCAGGGGCAAGCGAAATCGAAACGGGTCCCCGTGTAGGGATCGGGAATTCGGGTGAAGCCGTCCATTATCCATGGAGATTTTTTGAAAAGGATAATCCTTATGTCTCAAAGTACCGCCCTTAA
- a CDS encoding type 1 glutamine amidotransferase domain-containing protein, whose amino-acid sequence MARIATVITNLFEDSEYTEPAKAFEEAGHEVVAIEKEAGKEVKGKQGESTVKIDVGIADASADDFDALFIPGGFSPDQLRADDRFVQFTKKFMDDKKPVFAICHGPQLLLTAKTLEGRDATGYKSIKVDMEYAGANYADQEVVVCQNQLVTSRTPDDLPAFIRESKKLLEK is encoded by the coding sequence ATGGCTAGAATTGCTACAGTTATCACGAATCTATTCGAAGACTCGGAGTACACGGAACCGGCGAAGGCGTTCGAGGAAGCGGGACATGAAGTCGTCGCTATCGAGAAGGAAGCCGGCAAGGAAGTGAAGGGCAAGCAAGGGGAGTCTACGGTCAAGATTGACGTCGGGATCGCAGATGCCTCGGCTGACGACTTCGATGCTCTGTTCATCCCGGGAGGCTTTTCGCCGGATCAGCTGCGGGCGGATGACCGATTCGTCCAATTCACGAAAAAGTTCATGGATGATAAAAAGCCGGTTTTCGCCATTTGCCATGGACCTCAGCTGTTGCTGACGGCGAAGACTTTGGAAGGCCGCGATGCGACTGGTTATAAGTCCATTAAAGTCGATATGGAATATGCAGGTGCCAACTATGCGGATCAAGAGGTCGTCGTTTGCCAGAATCAATTGGTGACGAGCCGGACGCCAGACGACTTGCCGGCGTTCATCCGCGAGTCGAAAAAATTACTGGAAAAATGA
- a CDS encoding adenylate kinase gives MSEKRFQRILVIGCSGAGKSTLSIKLAERLRLPVLHLDALFWNEGWVPTPKPEFLEKLQSELEKPAWIIDGNFNSTIEMRAQYADLVIFLDFPNWLCLSRVFKRRWMYRGKTRPDMAEGCLEKVDWEFVKFIWTYPKKKRPGVLQMLQRSEAEVVILRSPREVEKWICTLIR, from the coding sequence ATGAGTGAAAAACGATTTCAGCGGATTCTTGTAATCGGATGCAGCGGCGCAGGAAAATCGACGTTATCAATCAAGCTTGCGGAACGACTGCGATTGCCGGTCCTTCACTTGGACGCCCTTTTCTGGAATGAAGGATGGGTGCCGACCCCTAAGCCCGAATTTTTGGAAAAACTTCAGAGCGAACTTGAAAAGCCCGCATGGATCATCGATGGAAATTTCAACTCCACGATTGAGATGCGGGCTCAATATGCTGATCTCGTCATCTTCCTCGACTTCCCGAACTGGCTATGCCTCTCCAGGGTTTTCAAGCGCAGATGGATGTATCGGGGGAAGACGCGGCCTGATATGGCGGAAGGCTGCCTGGAGAAAGTCGATTGGGAATTTGTGAAGTTCATATGGACGTATCCGAAGAAGAAGCGTCCGGGTGTTTTGCAGATGCTTCAGCGGAGTGAGGCGGAAGTGGTTATTTTGAGGTCGCCGCGGGAAGTGGAAAAATGGATATGTACTCTAATTAGATAG
- the hmpA gene encoding NO-inducible flavohemoprotein, with product MLSQKTIDIVKSTVPVLEQHGKTITSVFYKNMFAAHPELLNIFNHANQSKGRQQTALANAVYAAAANIDNLGAIIPAVVQIAHKHRSLGIEKEHYPIVGYHLLGAIKEVLGDAATPEIIAAWGEAYGVIADAFIGIEQDMYDKAEDAEGGWRTFKEFVIVDKVPESDVITSFYLKPADGEKLPMYKPGQYITVRFQIPGDEYMLNRQYSLSQAPGKDTFRISVKREDECVPNGKASVHLHRNVNIADKIEVSAPAGDFYLDTESTSPVALISGGVGITPMMAMYETIANTTPERPVAFLHSARTRKHQAFDEVLRSMTNSLPNSTYEVLYSEEGDGFINSEFLAKHIAEGSDVYVCGPTPFMQAVISALHQIGFPEEKIHFEFFGPKEELELQHA from the coding sequence ATGCTATCCCAAAAAACAATTGATATTGTAAAATCGACAGTTCCAGTTCTAGAACAACATGGTAAAACAATTACTTCAGTCTTTTATAAAAATATGTTCGCCGCTCATCCAGAGCTTTTGAATATTTTTAACCATGCAAACCAATCGAAAGGCCGTCAGCAAACAGCACTTGCCAATGCGGTCTACGCAGCAGCGGCAAACATCGACAATCTAGGAGCCATCATCCCGGCAGTTGTCCAAATTGCCCATAAACACCGTTCATTAGGCATTGAAAAAGAACATTATCCGATCGTTGGCTATCATCTCCTTGGAGCGATCAAAGAAGTGCTTGGTGACGCGGCAACTCCTGAGATCATCGCAGCTTGGGGTGAAGCATACGGAGTCATCGCCGACGCATTCATCGGCATTGAGCAGGATATGTACGACAAAGCCGAAGATGCTGAAGGCGGCTGGAGAACATTTAAGGAATTCGTCATCGTCGACAAAGTCCCGGAAAGCGACGTTATTACATCCTTCTACTTGAAACCGGCGGACGGCGAAAAGCTGCCTATGTACAAACCTGGCCAATACATTACAGTACGCTTCCAGATCCCTGGCGACGAGTATATGTTGAATCGCCAATACAGCTTGTCCCAAGCTCCAGGAAAAGACACATTCCGGATTTCGGTCAAACGGGAAGATGAATGTGTTCCGAACGGCAAGGCTTCCGTCCACCTTCATCGAAACGTGAACATTGCCGATAAAATCGAAGTAAGTGCACCGGCAGGAGATTTCTATTTAGATACGGAAAGCACTTCACCTGTCGCATTGATCAGCGGAGGTGTCGGCATTACACCGATGATGGCGATGTACGAAACAATTGCAAATACTACACCAGAACGTCCTGTTGCATTCCTTCATTCAGCACGTACGCGCAAGCACCAGGCATTTGACGAAGTTTTACGCAGCATGACCAATTCACTTCCAAATTCAACATACGAAGTGCTTTATTCCGAAGAAGGCGACGGGTTCATCAACAGTGAATTCCTTGCGAAACATATAGCGGAAGGCAGCGACGTGTACGTCTGCGGACCGACTCCATTTATGCAAGCAGTCATCTCCGCATTGCACCAAATCGGATTCCCAGAAGAAAAAATTCATTTCGAATTCTTCGGACCGAAGGAAGAGCTAGAACTGCAACACGCTTAA
- a CDS encoding ABC transporter ATP-binding protein codes for MESELKTKGSMKEFIGLLRQLKWPKGKTAIALVLALFSTAASLAVPLVTRELVDSLTTASFDWKTAVFLFTVFILQAVLGGVSYYLLAFIGETIVADLRSKIWGKVLRLPVAYYDENETGETMSRITQDTTMLKQLVSDHLVSFITGIISIIGAVAILLYLDWKMTLIMLISIPVSMAIIFPLGRIMHKIAKATQGEMAKFSGHLGRVLGDIRLVKAYRAEPNEGARGDKAIQSLFLFGLKEARIQAIISPVMTLVMMSILVVILGYGGAQVSKGVLSAGTLVAIIFLMFQIIIPFAQMAQVFTIFQKAVGATERIQQILSMDSERAEGVAIVPDGSIQFESVSFSYESGKQVLEGISFQAKPGTVTAFVGPSGGGKTTIFSLIERFYLPTAGVISIGGTLIADIALSDWRKRIGYVSQESPLLSGTILDNIAYGLEERPSLEEVRKAAEAANALRFIEEMADGFETLVGERGMKLSGGQRQRIAIARALLHDPEILLLDEATSNLDSGSETHVQEALQRLMEGRTTLIIAHRLSTVIDADQLIFVEAGRITGIGTHDELIKSHSLYKEFAEGQGLS; via the coding sequence ATGGAAAGTGAATTGAAAACGAAGGGATCGATGAAGGAATTCATCGGTTTATTGCGCCAGCTGAAGTGGCCGAAGGGGAAGACGGCGATTGCTCTCGTTCTTGCTTTATTTTCGACAGCGGCGAGCTTGGCGGTTCCGTTAGTGACGAGGGAACTCGTCGATTCATTGACAACGGCATCATTTGATTGGAAAACGGCAGTGTTCCTATTTACTGTTTTCATTTTGCAGGCTGTGTTGGGTGGCGTTTCGTATTATTTACTCGCGTTCATCGGTGAAACGATTGTTGCAGATTTGCGAAGCAAAATATGGGGCAAGGTGCTGCGGCTTCCTGTAGCCTATTACGATGAGAATGAAACCGGTGAAACGATGAGCCGGATCACCCAGGATACGACGATGCTGAAGCAATTGGTATCGGACCATCTCGTGTCGTTCATTACGGGTATCATTTCAATTATCGGAGCAGTTGCGATCCTGTTGTATTTGGATTGGAAGATGACACTGATCATGTTGATCAGCATTCCTGTCAGCATGGCGATCATTTTTCCGCTCGGCAGGATCATGCATAAAATTGCGAAGGCGACCCAAGGGGAGATGGCAAAATTCTCGGGTCATCTCGGCCGGGTGCTTGGCGATATCCGGTTAGTGAAGGCGTACCGGGCAGAGCCGAATGAAGGGGCGAGAGGTGATAAGGCGATACAATCGCTGTTTTTATTCGGATTGAAGGAAGCGAGGATCCAGGCGATCATTTCGCCGGTCATGACGCTTGTGATGATGAGCATTTTGGTCGTCATATTAGGCTACGGCGGTGCGCAAGTTTCGAAAGGTGTGTTGTCTGCGGGAACGCTAGTCGCAATCATCTTTCTCATGTTCCAGATCATTATTCCGTTTGCGCAGATGGCACAAGTATTTACGATTTTCCAGAAGGCGGTCGGTGCGACTGAGCGGATCCAGCAGATTTTAAGCATGGACAGCGAGCGGGCAGAAGGCGTCGCTATTGTGCCGGATGGAAGTATTCAGTTCGAATCAGTTAGCTTCTCATATGAGAGTGGAAAGCAGGTTTTGGAAGGGATTTCATTCCAGGCGAAACCCGGAACGGTCACCGCGTTTGTCGGACCGAGCGGCGGAGGGAAGACGACGATCTTCTCTTTGATCGAACGCTTTTATTTGCCGACGGCGGGTGTCATTTCGATAGGTGGCACGCTGATTGCGGATATCGCCTTGTCCGATTGGCGGAAACGGATCGGTTATGTGTCGCAGGAAAGTCCGTTGTTGAGTGGAACGATCTTGGATAATATTGCGTACGGTTTAGAGGAGCGCCCATCACTCGAGGAAGTGCGGAAGGCTGCGGAGGCGGCGAATGCACTCCGGTTCATCGAAGAGATGGCGGATGGCTTTGAAACGCTTGTAGGCGAGAGGGGAATGAAGCTATCGGGCGGCCAACGACAACGGATTGCGATTGCGAGGGCGTTATTGCATGATCCGGAAATTCTATTGCTGGACGAAGCGACTTCAAATTTGGACAGCGGGTCAGAAACACATGTTCAAGAGGCGCTTCAACGGCTCATGGAAGGACGTACGACGCTCATCATCGCGCATCGGTTGTCGACGGTGATCGACGCGGACCAGCTCATCTTTGTAGAAGCAGGACGCATTACGGGGATTGGCACGCATGACGAATTAATTAAGTCCCATTCGCTCTATAAGGAGTTTGCGGAAGGGCAAGGATTGTCGTGA
- a CDS encoding Rrf2 family transcriptional regulator — translation MRLTLYTDFSLRVLMYLGTKEAGELSTIQEISDRYQISKNHLTKVVHELGKMGLIETVRGRGGGIRLNVKPEEINVGELIRKTEDDFYLVECFREDGNQCILSSACRLKGALHEALAAYLAVLDKYTIADFLVNKEELAAILFSKPL, via the coding sequence ATGCGGTTAACATTATATACAGATTTTTCATTGCGTGTGCTCATGTATTTAGGCACAAAGGAAGCCGGAGAGCTTTCGACCATCCAGGAAATTTCGGATCGATACCAAATCTCCAAAAACCATCTGACGAAAGTCGTCCATGAATTAGGGAAGATGGGACTTATCGAAACGGTGCGCGGCCGTGGAGGCGGTATTCGCCTAAACGTGAAGCCCGAAGAAATAAATGTAGGAGAGCTCATACGGAAAACGGAGGATGATTTTTACCTCGTCGAATGTTTCCGTGAAGATGGCAATCAATGTATCCTTTCGTCTGCATGCAGGTTGAAAGGTGCATTGCATGAAGCGCTTGCCGCATATTTGGCGGTGCTGGACAAGTATACGATTGCAGATTTTCTAGTAAACAAAGAAGAGCTTGCTGCAATTTTGTTCAGCAAACCTTTGTGA
- a CDS encoding AAA family ATPase, giving the protein MSLRKIIRKQETVDDRYPFTLDIIRNFDSLSLESPVTIIAGDNGSGKTTLLEGIAAAAGSILISGEHMERDHSLSPAFDFANDLKLIWDEKTNNGFFFRASDFITYTRSLAIIREEARAKAEEIKRRDPYSLEILPYARTYHELRNLYGDGLEKRSHGESFFDLFQARFRPGGFYILDEPEAPLSPQNQLSLLAMIHDMTKEGAKFLISTHSPIFMAYPDADLYEIQDGELVRSTFEEMTHVQLTRDFLNAPDRYLRHLFE; this is encoded by the coding sequence ATGTCCTTGCGGAAAATCATACGGAAGCAGGAAACAGTTGATGACCGTTACCCGTTTACTCTCGATATTATCCGGAATTTCGATTCTCTTTCCCTTGAATCGCCCGTTACAATCATTGCGGGCGACAATGGCAGCGGGAAGACGACTCTTCTGGAAGGGATTGCGGCTGCGGCAGGCAGCATCCTGATCAGCGGCGAGCATATGGAAAGGGACCATTCCCTCTCCCCCGCTTTTGATTTTGCAAATGATTTAAAACTCATCTGGGATGAAAAGACGAATAATGGTTTCTTTTTCAGGGCTTCCGATTTTATTACGTATACGCGGAGTCTTGCGATCATTCGCGAAGAGGCCCGAGCGAAAGCGGAGGAAATCAAACGGCGCGATCCTTACAGCCTGGAGATTCTTCCATACGCTCGAACCTATCATGAGTTGCGTAATCTATACGGGGATGGGCTCGAGAAAAGGTCCCATGGCGAAAGTTTTTTTGACTTGTTCCAAGCTAGATTCCGCCCCGGCGGCTTTTACATACTTGATGAGCCGGAGGCGCCTTTATCGCCACAAAACCAATTGTCGCTCCTTGCGATGATCCACGACATGACGAAAGAGGGCGCCAAATTCCTCATCTCGACGCATTCCCCTATCTTCATGGCCTATCCTGACGCGGACTTGTATGAAATCCAGGATGGCGAGCTTGTCCGCTCCACGTTCGAGGAAATGACCCACGTCCAGCTGACACGGGATTTCTTGAACGCCCCGGACCGTTATTTACGGCATTTATTTGAATGA
- a CDS encoding manganese-dependent inorganic pyrophosphatase codes for MGKVLVFGHKNPDTDSITSAISYAYLKQQLGMDAEAVRLGSISGETAYALGQFGFEAPRLIEKAAPEAQQVILVDHNEKQQSVDDLDEVQVIEVVDHHRIANFQTADPLYYRAEPVGCTATILKKLYKENGVDIPKDIAGLMLSAIISDSLLFKSPTFTEEDRAAAEELAAIAEVDAQTYGLEMLKAGADLSGKSLEELVSLDAKEFTIGDAKIEIAQVNAIEVNDVMDRQPEIEVLLNSIIEEKGLDLFLFVVTDILNNDSAVIALGTAAERACAAFNVPLTNNTTVFKGVVSRKKQIVPVLTEALK; via the coding sequence ATGGGAAAAGTATTAGTATTTGGACATAAAAACCCTGACACCGATTCGATTACGTCGGCGATCAGCTATGCTTATTTGAAACAACAGCTTGGAATGGACGCAGAAGCGGTGCGACTCGGTTCCATTTCAGGTGAAACGGCATACGCGCTCGGTCAATTTGGCTTTGAAGCTCCACGATTAATTGAAAAAGCTGCGCCGGAAGCACAGCAAGTCATTCTTGTCGATCATAATGAAAAGCAGCAGAGCGTCGATGATCTGGATGAAGTACAAGTCATCGAAGTTGTAGATCATCACCGGATCGCGAATTTCCAAACGGCGGATCCGCTCTATTATCGCGCGGAACCGGTAGGCTGCACGGCGACAATCCTGAAAAAGCTCTATAAGGAAAATGGCGTCGACATTCCAAAAGACATTGCGGGACTTATGCTTTCTGCAATCATTTCCGATTCACTGCTTTTCAAGTCGCCGACATTCACGGAAGAGGATCGCGCAGCGGCTGAAGAATTGGCTGCAATTGCGGAAGTGGATGCGCAAACATATGGCCTGGAAATGTTGAAGGCTGGCGCAGACTTGAGCGGAAAATCGCTTGAGGAACTCGTCTCGCTTGATGCGAAGGAATTCACGATCGGGGACGCGAAGATTGAAATCGCGCAAGTGAATGCGATTGAAGTCAATGATGTTATGGACCGTCAACCTGAGATTGAAGTTCTATTGAACAGCATCATCGAAGAAAAAGGGTTGGATCTGTTCTTATTTGTCGTAACGGACATCCTGAACAACGATTCGGCTGTCATTGCCCTCGGCACAGCAGCTGAGCGCGCTTGTGCCGCATTCAACGTCCCATTGACGAACAATACGACAGTCTTCAAGGGTGTTGTCTCGAGAAAGAAGCAAATCGTGCCTGTTCTGACAGAAGCATTGAAGTAA
- a CDS encoding FAD-dependent oxidoreductase: MYNSLWLKTAYPRDSYPALDKDLSCDVCIIGGGLSGIANAYFLAKEGKDVILLEKDEILCGATGNSTGKLTAQHDIVYANLIKQFGRDNARTYYDVNREAVLFGRSFAEGDELRNADSILFSQTKYGTELLQDEKRAYDDIGIVGELGRNSELPLKTEATLTMRDETQIHPVRFGQHLAKLAMQAGARIFEKTDVRLMDLKKRLLYTQSEHEIQFNELVLCTHYPIEAIRGLQILKLIVGRSYIVSAQANMPLTGQYISVDNPKRSVRTVYIDGKTHFLLSGEGHQAGMEKETQVHYETLSSELRNIYQLDAMKYGWSAQDPQTPDLIPYAGCISKSMPYVYLNTGFRKWGLSNSIVSARIISDQIVGRQNKAASLYAPDRTGFGSFLVHALKNTGLVLKEFTGGHISRTNSPICTHMGCRTRWNEADQTWDCPCHGSRFRKDGSVLEGPATKPLDLG; encoded by the coding sequence ATGTACAATTCACTATGGTTAAAGACCGCTTATCCGCGGGATTCCTACCCCGCTTTAGACAAAGATCTATCATGCGATGTTTGCATTATCGGCGGAGGCTTGAGCGGAATTGCGAACGCTTATTTTCTTGCCAAGGAAGGAAAAGACGTCATCCTGCTGGAGAAAGATGAAATCCTGTGCGGTGCAACAGGCAATTCAACAGGAAAATTGACGGCGCAACATGACATCGTCTATGCAAACTTGATCAAACAGTTTGGCCGCGACAATGCAAGGACCTATTATGATGTGAACCGTGAAGCTGTCCTGTTCGGAAGGTCTTTTGCTGAAGGGGATGAACTGAGGAACGCGGATTCCATCCTGTTCTCACAAACCAAGTATGGGACTGAATTGCTTCAAGATGAAAAGCGAGCGTACGATGACATTGGTATTGTAGGAGAGTTGGGTAGGAATAGCGAGCTTCCTTTGAAAACGGAAGCGACCTTGACAATGAGAGACGAGACGCAGATCCACCCCGTCCGCTTCGGTCAACATCTGGCCAAACTAGCCATGCAAGCAGGAGCCCGCATTTTCGAGAAAACGGATGTGCGTTTGATGGACTTAAAAAAACGCCTGCTCTATACGCAGTCAGAACACGAAATCCAATTCAATGAACTTGTTCTTTGCACGCATTATCCAATAGAAGCGATCAGAGGATTGCAAATCTTGAAGTTGATTGTCGGCCGGTCCTATATCGTTTCCGCGCAGGCTAACATGCCCTTGACTGGCCAATATATTTCGGTCGATAATCCGAAACGTTCTGTAAGGACGGTTTATATCGACGGAAAAACGCATTTCCTTTTATCCGGCGAAGGGCATCAGGCAGGGATGGAGAAAGAGACGCAAGTACATTATGAAACATTGTCCTCCGAATTGAGGAATATCTATCAACTTGACGCGATGAAATACGGCTGGTCTGCACAAGACCCGCAGACGCCAGACCTTATTCCGTATGCAGGCTGTATTTCGAAGAGCATGCCCTATGTCTACTTGAACACGGGATTCAGAAAATGGGGGCTGTCCAACTCAATCGTCAGTGCCCGGATCATCAGCGACCAGATTGTCGGACGGCAAAATAAGGCGGCCTCGCTCTATGCACCTGACCGCACAGGTTTCGGTTCATTTCTCGTACATGCTTTGAAGAATACAGGGCTTGTGCTGAAAGAATTCACAGGCGGGCATATTTCCAGGACGAACTCCCCTATTTGTACACATATGGGATGCAGGACGCGTTGGAATGAAGCCGACCAGACGTGGGACTGTCCTTGCCATGGATCCCGTTTCCGGAAGGATGGCTCCGTCCTTGAAGGCCCTGCAACGAAGCCATTAGATTTGGGATAG